The Alphaproteobacteria bacterium CG11_big_fil_rev_8_21_14_0_20_39_49 genome contains a region encoding:
- a CDS encoding DNA gyrase inhibitor YacG, which translates to MPKCPICKKPSAEKYKPFCSKRCADVDLGKWLNESYAVEDDEPVLDDESLES; encoded by the coding sequence ATGCCTAAATGTCCTATATGCAAAAAACCATCGGCGGAAAAATACAAGCCATTCTGTTCAAAACGCTGTGCCGATGTTGATCTGGGTAAGTGGTTAAATGAATCTTATGCAGTAGAAGACGATGAACCCGTGTTAGATGATGAATCTTTAGAAAGTTAG